The window TAATAAGCGTCATAGCCATAGAACTCAACTTGGCCCAGTTCCAAGAAAGTTACCTTCCTTTCATTAGATGTAGCAGCAAATATGGATTCACACCCATAAGACCAATCACTTTGATTCTTTACTTTGTATCCAGGAACACATGAGCACTTCCTTCCCTTTTTAAGATCAAATCTGCAAACACTATTAGCACCTGAGTGGGAAAGAGGGGctagttgttatttttttaatttttaattcttgatAGTTAATTATATATAAGCCGAGAAGGTGGAAGGCACGTATGTTGTGCAACTTGAAAGGATTGCCTAGTTGTCCAAAGTGAACGTAGTGAAGGGCTATGGAAGGGGGCTACAATCAATCAACTCAAAGAAAGCAGTGTGTTTAAAATGGGGTCCTTTCATTAAAGGGCATATGCATATCTAATCTTGCGAGCAATTTGTTTCTATGGACTGAGGTGGTAGCCAAGCAAACTTCGTGGGGTTCTCAAAGGGGAAACAATGTGTTCTTCAGTGGTCGCGAGCGGCGGGAAATTTGTGACATGGGATCAGAAATATAGATAGATTGAAAGATAGAGGATATatactctttattattttttgtccttTGCACCCACCGCATGTATAACTGGCATTGCCAATTGTTATTGTGTTTCTGTTTTTACTCTTCAAGTTCCACTATTAGATTTTGGATTCATGCTTCTTCATTTTCTCCCTTAATACAATAAATGAAACTTGTGTCCAATTCCATGATTCCTAAGATTGACACTATtggattgattttaattttaaaagattgtgATTTTTGATGGCTGGTACTCGATGTGCGGACGATATCAAGTTCAATGGTTCCACTTCTACTGTTACTATTTGGtctctattttaaaattatttgttctTATCATGTTTGGCAATTTATACAAACtttagtttcattttgaattgTGTATTGGTGTTTAGGAAGTTATGGGTCATGAATTTTCTCATGAAGGGGTTAATAGCGAGCATATATCATATGATCAGTATGAGCAGGAGGAAGAAAAACATGAGGAAGTTGACGTGGATTATATGGATGAGGACAACACAAATGTGGAACCAATGTTCGATTATCACGGCTTCGATGAAGGGTATAACATTGACTCACTCGAAGACATTGGGATGATTGAATTTTGGAACATCAGGGATGAAGATGTATGTCATTTTCACTTTTCTAATGTCGAAATTGCATTTGAGTTCTACAATagatatggaaggacaagaggcTTTAGTGCTCGGAAGAACAGGACTAGGAAGAGTTGTGCGGGCATACTTAAGTTGAAGAATTTTGTATGTCATCGCGAAGGATTTAGACCGTAAAATAATTATGTGATTGGAAACTTTAAGAGAAAACCTACTCCCGAGCCAAGGTGTGGCTGCAGTGAAATGATGGAGATTCGTCTAGATGCACCTAGTAGTCGttggtttatttcttatttttctgaTGAACACAATCATCTGCTTCTGGATCTTCGGTTGACTGGATTGCTTCGTGGGCATAGATTCATGTCCGAGGTTGATATTGGCCACATGATTAACATGAAAAAGGGTGGGATTAGTGTTGGGCAGATATATCAGGCATTAGCAAATCAGGAAGGTGGCTACGAGTATCTCTCTTTCACGCAAAGGGACATGTACAAAAAAATAGCAAAGGAGAGGCACCAATTACCCGGTGATGCATATGCAGCTTTGAAGTATCTAGAAGATCAAGCAACAAATGACCCTTCTCTCTATTTTAATCATCACATGGATGCTGATGGTACTTTGCGTAATTTATTCTGGTACGATGGTCTCAGTAGGGCAGATTACTCATTATTCAGCGATGTGCTGGCTTTTGATGCTACCTATAAGAGGAATAAATATATGTGTCCATTTGGTGGTATTTTCTGGTGTCAATCATCACAATCAACACAATTATCTTTGCTGCTGCTTTAATTTTCGATGAGGAAAAAGACACATACAGGTGGTTGCTACAACAACTGAAGGTGGCAATGAATGGGAAAGCACCTGTTTCGGTTATCACGGATGGTGATCTATCAATGAAGTTTGCCATTGAGAAAGAGTTTCCTAATGCACATCATAGATTATGTGCATGGCATCTGATTCGCAATGCAACAAGTAACATTGGCAAGCCCCAGTTTACCTCCATGTTTAAAAAGTGTATACTAGGCGActatgaaattgatgtatttcgTCAAAAGTGGTTTGAAATGGTTGAGGGATTTGGTGTCGAAAACAAGAATTGGGTCCTAGATATGtataaaaagagacattcatggGCAACTGCACATATAAGAGGGAAGTTTTTTGCTAGTTTTCGGACTACTTCTCGGTGCGATGGATTAAACTCAATCATTGCAAAGTATGTCAATTCAAGGTACAATCTGGTTgagttcattcaacactttaATCGATGTGTCGACCATATAAGGTGGAAAGAGATTGATGAgcgagatttttgccagtaaagaatatcataaaaacagtcgcgttgtagatatagtttccaaaccaacaaaaatcccttttgtgcaaacgttttggttgtcacaagtaacaaacccctttttaaattgataaccgagtattcaaacctcgggtcatcttctcaaggaactgcagggaagtatgttcttattattggttatggagattgtaaaattggggtttcaagaatgaggaacgagtaatttaatgacaagtaaattaaatggcaattgaaaatagataaatattgtaaagcaaactcttggtaaggtatgagaaattagaggtcatatcctagctatccttatcaatgatgatgatggttgaatcctaattccactttattaacctttactaagataaaggaaggtcaagggattaattggtttgatcttcgaatcctatttattttctaagaaaagattgggattatggaagttcaattcaattaacaaagataacaattatcaattatgctgttgaattggataacttttgagttactgatttcttaaccaagaccaaaaggagaaaaataaatctacttggaatGAAAATATCTTCAGAGTAAAAGTAACAATAGCATGAATAAGAgtaatcaatattaaactgaaatacctcaaataatcattaataaaagagtaatctgtaacatgaaaggattcataaagcagcttgcaaaagtaaataaaaggaatattgaacctgatcaaaagagataatcctgaaagtgaataaaaatcctaaatctaaatcctaatcctaaagagagagagagagaatctctctctaaactaaatctaattcatggaaagtggaaattggcgagctctccttgaattgatgtattccctcacttcataacctctggtctatgccttctggacttggatttgggccaaaaagggtttcagaaatcgctgggagcgttttctgcaatttctagtgcgtggcctctgtcacgcatccgcatgggtcacgcggtcgcgtcgttcgaagcttttccttgccatgcggtcgcgtcaatcatgcgaccgcgtcatattcgttctgcttaaggtgcgcggtcgcgttagtcatgcggccgcgtcgttgttgattcgcgcttggcacgcgatcgcgtcatccatgcgatcgcgtagaTGCCTagtttcttcaaggactccgttttgtgctttccttccatttttgtatgttttctttccatcctttgagtcattcctgccttagaagatctgaaactactcaacacactaatcacggcatcgaatggaaataaaggtaattaaaataattaattttaaagtataggaaacatgtttttcacatacatcacataataaggaaggagaagtaaaaccatgcaattaatatgaataagtgggtgaaggattgaataaatcactcaaattaagcacaaaatatatcataaaatatgggtttatcaacctccccacacttaaacaatagcatgtcctcatgctaaatccaaggtaataagtaaggttaaagtgatggaatgtcatgcaatgcaatctaatctaaatgcaactacctaaatgaatgatgcatcatgcaattctacttTTTTTATTCGCTctcttgtatataaagcttgcatgtagctgaattaattcacattctcaagaattcatatatgtatatatatatatagccaagccttagataatcgtaaagcacttttacaattgagatgggagaaaaaagcattttatgaacttgcaagacaattagataattcaaacagagataaatgttaatgagctattgaaccctcactggatttgtgtttactctctagtcactcagtgtttattgggttaatcactctattcctctttttattcttcctttctataactttgttcttcatctaaccaatcaacaattatagaatacagtcataccaaaaatcatgaggtctttaattaaggttgtaatggggccaaggtaaaggtaaagatatatgtataaggctaagtgagctaataagtgaatccttaattagactaagatctcacctaacatacatacttagtaaaacaaaacttctttacctattttcccatatttttcccacttttggatgttacatgctcatgtttcaacctttgttcttattccatgtgcattgctttttatttttgcatttggagaattcttttgtgttccctttattaaatactgaaatttttatttttattttttttatttttttaatgcacatggtaatttaatcactttgatttctcatgagcatgcttcccaaacaTTTCTTAgtttgagttattttattctttttaactcttctaccttttgtttttatcatccatgttcccaataggtttcccacatttaaactattcataattttctatcttaagctaaccaaggattcaactttttgtttttctgcttaaggctagtagtgtggctaatagaataaaaggggatttaaaggctcaagggggctaacaagggtgatgtgaaaggtaggttatttttgggataagtgagctaaaattaaataatggcctcaatcactcttttggtatgtatctatattctatattctatattctataattggacatatagattaaagcaaagtaaagaacattagaatataaaagaagggtggaacacacaggaataaaaattatggtttaaatgtaaccatacaattaagctcaaaactcacaggctatgtgttctctagctcaaaaatcatttatcacttatgtatgtcatgcaggtttagttaaaaattctcattattctcaatgtaaaacttatattgaatggctttaaagttctagtgtttctccttgatgaagtgttgttaactaacatgtaatgctatatatacaaggtgtgggttgttttgattctgttaaagtctctagtttacttcctttttcttttcaatctattctgagttatcttatgctaaaaagggtaaactatactaatccatccacaatttctataactaataagttagaattacaactaagtggctaaaatatgaactaaaaatgcaaaatgcagaaatagagtaaaaatacataaacagTAGTagtgtataagtactcagaaaataaaaataaaaataaagaaaaaaatacagaaaaatatccaaaataaaagaaataaaagagtctgtagtggttcaccaagataatacgccagagatggcgatctccccacacttaaaatgaagcatcgtccctgatgctcactcaagcagggtgtgaatgGGTGTCATCACTagaagggatggtagctggtgtctctgtggtggctggCTGGGGGTCTGACTGCTGTAGAGGAGGGGCTGTCTGAATGGGGATCTCAGGATCTACAGCCTGGATCTGATGTGGGACCGCTgcctgtggtgcagcctgctcggtgtctgcctgctctgcctctccatggggatgggtctctgcctcgggcgcatccgcctcctcctcggaTGCCtcagatggtgtgtcaggctcggaagggatgtcaccggatcgtatcatcagcttcaggtgctcatagcgtcgcttgttgcgacgctccatttagtcaagtcgtcgaaacaagcggtgcaccagatgatagacaggctctgtggcaggtgaatgtgcagtggtggtggcaggggtaggtggtgcagcagtggaggaagagggaccGTCAGATGGTGTAACTGTATCATCAGCAGTGGCagtcaggaatggaggtctgtggcccaaggccagaaagttcctgctgtgcgggataatcttTTTGCATtccgcagcaggtggcctctcatcagcatcctcccatggcacgtcagctcgacggcccagctgtgtaaccagatagggaaagggaagagtgccgtggacgtggaccctggccatgtagtgccGGATATAGCATGGCAGgtataggtccttaccctccatcacacaccataggagggtgatcatagcggctggtatctcagtctcgtgagtactcggcataatgtagttgctgaatatctgatgccatagccgagcctcatcgttcaggtaAATCCACTTGATCCCTttcggcatggtggtgttctgacccatgatccaaggaactgacgggtcaagggcaatccgggccttgactgcatcccagtcaaaacgcataaagcgcatatcctcctcagct is drawn from Arachis hypogaea cultivar Tifrunner chromosome 12, arahy.Tifrunner.gnm2.J5K5, whole genome shotgun sequence and contains these coding sequences:
- the LOC112730014 gene encoding protein FAR1-RELATED SEQUENCE 5-like, which codes for MAGTRCADDIKFNGSTSTEVMGHEFSHEGVNSEHISYDQYEQEEEKHEEVDVDYMDEDNTNVEPMFDYHGFDEGYNIDSLEDIGMIEFWNIRDEDRKPTPEPRCGCSEMMEIRLDAPSSRWFISYFSDEHNHLLLDLRLTGLLRGHRFMSEVDIGHMINMKKGGISVGQIYQALANQEGGYEYLSFTQRDMYKKIAKERHQLPGDAYAALKYLEDQATNDPSLYFNHHMDADGTLRNLFWYDGLSRADYSLFSDVLAFDATYKRNKYMCPFGDTYRWLLQQLKVAMNGKAPVSVITDGDLSMKFAIEKEFPNAHHRLCAWHLIRNATSNIGKPQFTSMFKKCILGDYEIDVFRQKWFEMVEGFGVENKNWVLDMYKKRHSWATAHIRGKFFASFRTTSRCDGLNSIIAKYVNSRYNLVEFIQHFNRCVDHIRWKEIDERDFCQ